Proteins from one Candidatus Omnitrophota bacterium genomic window:
- a CDS encoding thioredoxin family protein, giving the protein MNKKVFFVLAFIAAFALILPRADAIAWKYNLQDALKAAKSQGKPVMIDFYTDWCGWCKKLDSDTYSDPKVNAASAKFICVKINADKEKDLTNKYGVSGFPTIIFLDSNGKVLQKIPGFLPPAGFLQNMKKILSTTPKPMAKIDEKPPVEAGGFAVIDDRAGKRDKGGKLLPPKTVGQEFVYNGYIESGKGGIIGQINYKGGTYFVKKGDIFARFQVISIDKGSVVLASDNGEITLESKKPYGKTGFISDISNAITQPVETRSMIDRVEIEESFPALASGKARAMILSLTFAIILIFYIYYALCLQFIAAKTKTLNGWMAWVPVLNIFLVLNIAWIKYRFLVIPVITFFAFILISAFVAMFNPLVGLAFTAAIVLNSLYFVILMAYVWYKVAIARGKSPGLAAVLTILMFISPLNLIALGYLAFSK; this is encoded by the coding sequence ATGAATAAAAAAGTTTTTTTCGTGTTGGCCTTTATCGCGGCATTCGCGCTCATATTGCCGCGGGCCGACGCGATAGCGTGGAAATATAACCTGCAGGACGCGCTGAAGGCCGCCAAGAGCCAGGGCAAGCCGGTCATGATAGATTTTTATACGGACTGGTGCGGCTGGTGCAAGAAGCTCGACAGCGACACGTATTCCGACCCGAAGGTCAACGCAGCGTCCGCTAAATTCATCTGTGTCAAGATAAACGCCGATAAGGAAAAGGACCTGACGAACAAATACGGCGTCTCGGGATTCCCGACGATAATCTTCCTGGACAGCAACGGCAAAGTCCTCCAGAAGATACCCGGGTTCCTCCCCCCTGCCGGGTTCCTGCAGAACATGAAGAAGATACTTTCGACGACGCCGAAACCTATGGCAAAAATTGACGAGAAACCTCCCGTTGAAGCGGGAGGTTTCGCCGTCATAGACGACCGGGCCGGAAAGAGGGACAAGGGCGGAAAACTCCTGCCGCCTAAGACGGTGGGCCAGGAATTCGTCTATAACGGCTATATAGAATCGGGCAAAGGCGGCATTATAGGCCAGATAAACTACAAGGGAGGCACCTATTTCGTAAAAAAAGGCGACATTTTCGCGCGATTCCAGGTGATCTCGATAGACAAAGGGAGCGTGGTCCTCGCGTCGGATAACGGCGAAATAACCCTTGAATCCAAAAAACCATACGGCAAGACAGGATTTATAAGCGATATCTCCAACGCGATAACCCAGCCCGTCGAGACGAGGTCGATGATAGACAGGGTCGAGATCGAGGAGTCTTTTCCGGCGCTAGCCTCAGGCAAAGCCAGGGCGATGATCTTATCCTTAACATTTGCCATCATACTTATTTTTTATATTTATTATGCCCTGTGCCTGCAGTTTATCGCCGCGAAGACAAAGACCCTGAACGGATGGATGGCGTGGGTGCCGGTCCTGAATATCTTCCTTGTCCTCAATATAGCATGGATAAAATACAGGTTCCTGGTCATCCCGGTCATTACGTTCTTCGCGTTTATCCTCATTTCGGCTTTCGTAGCGATGTTCAATCCTCTCGTCGGACTGGCATTTACCGCCGCCATAGTCCTTAACTCGCTCTATTTTGTCATCTTGATGGCGTATGTGTGGTATAAAGTCGCGATAGCGCGCGGGAAATCGCCGGGCCTGGCTGCGGTCCTGACGATCCTGATGTTCATCTCGCCGCTGAACCTGATCGCGCTGGGATACCTGGCTTTTTCAAAATAA
- a CDS encoding MFS transporter, with translation MARFREVLSERNFFLLWVGQIISQFGDRLNQMALIAIVYSRAPGSPFELAKFFSFTIIPSFFVSPIAGAFIDRWDRKRTMIGCDILRGLIVLVIPVAFLGLTPTFPIYTAVFLIFAVSCFFLPARLAIIPDLVSKEKLLVANSLFTVTSMIGAIFWFVIGGLLVEFLKVKGGLYLNSFVYLMSAAAIVFITGHRRQQKKAEGSVDIEKIIETSIVREIKDGAKYLAAHSEARFAFRMLFVLMAGAGAAYAVVIVFIQDAMGSMTRDLSLLGFFLGAGFFIGSVAYGKLGHRFSKAKSIFACLILCGISICAFTAVLKGTRSFLGASVVAMILGIAMAPIGISTNTLIHEMVDEKMRGRIFSSLGIAMNLAFLIFMLGAAKLAERVDSGWILYGVSVFYVISGILGFIDLRLFKEKGTDA, from the coding sequence TTGGCGAGATTCAGGGAAGTCCTAAGCGAGCGTAATTTTTTCCTCCTCTGGGTGGGCCAGATAATCTCGCAATTCGGAGACAGGCTCAACCAGATGGCCCTGATAGCGATAGTCTACAGCAGGGCTCCCGGTTCCCCGTTCGAGCTCGCCAAATTCTTCTCATTCACTATAATACCCTCCTTTTTCGTGAGTCCGATAGCCGGCGCGTTCATAGACAGGTGGGACAGGAAGAGGACGATGATCGGCTGCGATATCCTGCGCGGCCTGATAGTGCTTGTGATACCGGTCGCGTTCCTGGGCCTCACGCCCACATTCCCGATATACACCGCAGTGTTCCTTATCTTCGCGGTGAGCTGTTTCTTCCTTCCGGCAAGGCTCGCCATTATCCCGGATCTTGTCTCGAAAGAAAAACTGCTCGTAGCGAATTCTCTTTTTACGGTCACTTCGATGATAGGCGCGATATTCTGGTTTGTCATCGGTGGGCTCCTGGTGGAATTTTTGAAGGTAAAAGGCGGGTTATACCTTAACTCGTTCGTCTACCTGATGTCGGCGGCGGCGATCGTTTTTATTACCGGCCACAGGCGGCAACAGAAGAAGGCGGAGGGATCGGTCGATATAGAAAAGATAATAGAGACGTCGATCGTCCGGGAGATAAAGGACGGGGCAAAATACCTGGCCGCACACAGCGAGGCGAGGTTCGCGTTCCGCATGCTCTTCGTCCTCATGGCCGGCGCGGGCGCGGCGTATGCCGTGGTGATAGTCTTCATCCAGGACGCGATGGGGTCGATGACCCGCGACTTAAGCCTCCTGGGATTCTTCCTCGGCGCGGGATTTTTTATCGGATCGGTCGCCTATGGGAAGCTTGGTCACCGTTTCTCAAAGGCTAAATCGATATTCGCCTGCCTCATATTGTGCGGCATATCGATATGCGCTTTTACGGCCGTCCTTAAGGGGACAAGGTCGTTTTTGGGGGCGTCTGTCGTGGCAATGATATTAGGCATTGCCATGGCGCCTATCGGGATATCGACGAACACCCTCATACACGAGATGGTTGACGAGAAGATGCGCGGAAGGATATTCAGCTCACTAGGCATCGCGATGAACCTGGCGTTCCTCATATTCATGCTTGGTGCCGCGAAACTCGCCGAACGCGTCGACAGCGGCTGGATACTTTACGGGGTAAGCGTTTTTTATGTAATATCGGGAATACTCGGGTTCATAGACCTGCGTCTCTTTAAGGAGAAAGGCACCGATGCCTGA
- a CDS encoding peptide chain release factor-like protein, with protein MADYNVNLSKEHALKEKMGRLGVRESDIVESFIRSSGPGGQNVNKVSTAVYLKHIPTGIEVKCGQERSQALNRFLARRILVNKIETMALGRASEERRKIEKIRRQKRKRSRRAKEKMLAAKKIHSEKKGFRRKPEGDYE; from the coding sequence ATGGCCGATTATAACGTAAATTTATCGAAGGAACACGCCCTTAAAGAGAAGATGGGGCGGCTCGGGGTGCGCGAGAGCGACATCGTCGAGTCGTTCATCCGTTCGAGCGGTCCGGGCGGGCAGAATGTCAATAAGGTCTCGACCGCCGTCTATCTCAAGCATATACCCACGGGCATAGAGGTCAAATGCGGGCAGGAGCGTTCCCAGGCGCTGAACCGTTTCCTCGCGCGCAGGATATTGGTAAATAAGATAGAAACCATGGCGCTTGGCAGGGCCTCCGAGGAGAGGAGGAAGATAGAAAAGATAAGGAGGCAGAAGCGCAAGAGGTCGAGGCGGGCGAAGGAGAAGATGCTCGCCGCGAAGAAGATACATTCGGAGAAGAAGGGTTTCCGCAGAAAACCGGAGGGAGACTATGAATAA
- the purN gene encoding phosphoribosylglycinamide formyltransferase — protein sequence MNFAVFCSGHGTNLQAVIDASKKRRISAKLALVVCDNPGAYAVKRAGRAGIPVAVFDPKGFASEKELEAAVVRELNSKKIKLIALAGYMRILSDSFVKRYRNRILNIHPALLPAFKGGQAIKDAIKYGVKVTGATVHFVTEEVDAGPIVLQAACPVKNNDSEKTLLARVHKLEHKIYPEAIELFARGKLKAAGRRVIVK from the coding sequence ATGAACTTCGCTGTCTTTTGCTCCGGACACGGAACGAACCTGCAGGCGGTAATTGACGCCTCGAAGAAGAGGCGCATCAGCGCGAAACTCGCGCTTGTCGTCTGCGATAATCCCGGGGCTTATGCGGTAAAGCGCGCCGGGAGAGCCGGCATACCGGTCGCCGTATTTGACCCGAAAGGTTTCGCCTCGGAAAAAGAGCTAGAGGCCGCGGTCGTCCGGGAACTCAACAGCAAAAAGATAAAACTTATCGCGCTCGCCGGGTATATGCGGATATTGAGCGATAGTTTCGTGAAGAGATACAGGAACAGGATATTGAACATCCACCCGGCGCTACTTCCGGCATTTAAAGGTGGACAAGCGATAAAAGATGCGATAAAATATGGCGTCAAAGTTACGGGAGCGACCGTCCATTTCGTGACCGAAGAGGTCGACGCGGGACCGATAGTCCTGCAGGCGGCATGCCCCGTAAAAAATAACGATAGCGAAAAAACGCTTCTAGCTCGTGTCCACAAACTGGAACACAAGATCTACCCCGAAGCGATCGAGTTGTTCGCGAGGGGGAAGCTGAAGGCGGCAGGCAGGAGAGTAATAGTAAAGTAG
- a CDS encoding phosphoglucomutase/phosphomannomutase family protein, translating into MSIKFGTSGWRAVIADGFTFSNVRKAAQAIAGYVKAHHPSRKAPPVVIIGHDTRFDSREFASAAAKVLCANGVKVLLTERDTPTPVISFQVVHKEADGAINITASHNPPEYNGLKFSPSHGGPAEPEVTKEIEKRAAKIKGEVEEPLPSELKCRIEEFDPRRAYFARIKDLVDLSAIKKARLKAVVDVMHGTGRGYLDRILTENGCKVILLNDNLDPLFGGHPPEPAKDNIGKMLREVKRHKADLGLGLDGDADRFGIVDENGRFYTPDEVISLLFKHLIDTRPRLPKVARTHSTTRLVDRIAARYGIEVVETPIGFKYIGEVLMTGECIIGGEESGGLSIANHVPEKDGILACLLVAEMVAVRGKKLSAILNEIYREFGRSYPGKLNVRLTDDQKARLLHMLKSRPPKEIAGTKVAKLDTMDGYKFTLADSSWVLVRPSGTEPLIRFHFEAMTAAKEKKLIKYCEDLIHAIKTQVNGVHPPEED; encoded by the coding sequence ATGTCGATAAAGTTTGGCACATCCGGTTGGCGTGCCGTAATAGCCGACGGATTCACGTTCTCGAACGTAAGAAAAGCAGCGCAGGCGATAGCAGGCTACGTAAAGGCGCACCACCCTTCCAGGAAGGCCCCGCCCGTCGTAATAATCGGCCACGATACCCGCTTCGATTCAAGGGAATTCGCGTCTGCCGCGGCCAAGGTCCTTTGCGCGAACGGCGTGAAGGTCCTCCTTACCGAACGCGACACCCCCACGCCGGTGATCTCTTTCCAGGTTGTCCATAAGGAAGCCGACGGCGCCATAAACATAACAGCGAGCCATAACCCGCCCGAATATAACGGCCTCAAATTTTCGCCCTCGCACGGCGGCCCGGCCGAGCCGGAAGTCACGAAAGAGATAGAGAAGCGCGCCGCCAAAATCAAAGGCGAGGTAGAAGAGCCGTTGCCCTCGGAACTTAAATGCCGCATAGAAGAATTTGACCCCCGCCGGGCGTATTTCGCGCGGATAAAAGACCTTGTCGACCTCTCCGCGATAAAGAAAGCCCGCCTTAAAGCGGTCGTTGACGTGATGCACGGGACCGGCCGCGGATACCTGGACCGCATATTAACGGAGAACGGGTGCAAAGTCATATTATTGAACGACAATCTCGACCCGCTCTTCGGCGGACACCCGCCGGAGCCGGCGAAGGATAATATAGGGAAGATGCTCCGCGAAGTGAAGAGGCACAAGGCCGACCTCGGCCTCGGCCTCGACGGCGACGCGGACAGGTTCGGGATAGTGGACGAGAACGGCAGGTTCTATACGCCGGACGAAGTAATATCGTTGTTATTCAAGCATTTGATCGATACGCGGCCGCGCCTCCCGAAGGTCGCGCGCACGCATTCGACGACGCGGCTCGTCGACAGGATAGCGGCCCGGTACGGCATCGAGGTCGTAGAGACGCCTATCGGTTTCAAATATATAGGCGAGGTATTAATGACCGGAGAATGCATAATAGGCGGCGAGGAGTCCGGCGGATTGTCGATAGCCAACCACGTCCCGGAGAAAGACGGGATACTCGCGTGCCTGCTGGTCGCCGAGATGGTGGCGGTCAGGGGCAAGAAGCTGAGCGCCATATTAAATGAGATATACCGCGAGTTCGGCAGGTCGTATCCGGGGAAATTGAACGTCAGGCTTACCGACGACCAGAAGGCGAGGCTCCTCCATATGCTCAAGAGCCGCCCGCCGAAAGAGATAGCCGGAACGAAAGTCGCGAAACTGGACACGATGGACGGTTACAAATTTACCCTGGCCGACTCGAGCTGGGTCCTGGTCCGTCCGTCGGGCACCGAGCCGCTCATCAGGTTCCATTTCGAGGCGATGACCGCCGCGAAAGAGAAGAAATTAATAAAATATTGCGAAGACCTGATACACGCGATAAAGACACAGGTAAACGGGGTCCATCCTCCGGAAGAGGATTGA
- a CDS encoding protease inhibitor I42 family protein, which yields MLNVKRGSALILIAAFLLSGCAVDRSMESKKLIEKDNGKLVELTTGNTLIIELPGNPTTGYMWEIVSVNTSVLKQVESATKFKADTKLTGSPGKVTLRFKAAGPGKTMLKLVCHRSWEKKIAPLKTFQVDVVVN from the coding sequence ATGTTAAACGTTAAAAGGGGTTCCGCCCTCATATTGATCGCCGCGTTCCTCCTCTCCGGGTGCGCAGTAGACCGTTCCATGGAATCGAAGAAATTAATCGAGAAGGACAACGGCAAGCTGGTCGAGCTCACGACAGGGAACACCCTCATAATCGAGCTTCCCGGGAACCCGACAACGGGTTATATGTGGGAGATCGTGTCGGTAAATACTTCCGTGCTTAAACAGGTCGAGAGCGCCACGAAATTCAAGGCCGATACGAAACTGACAGGCTCTCCGGGAAAGGTCACGCTGCGCTTTAAGGCGGCAGGACCGGGGAAGACAATGCTCAAGCTTGTCTGTCACCGGTCGTGGGAGAAGAAGATCGCGCCGTTAAAGACCTTTCAGGTTGACGTCGTGGTCAACTGA
- the trxA gene encoding thioredoxin, giving the protein MAEGILQLKDDNFDKEITQAKGVALVDFWASWCMPCKMVAPVVEAIAKDYAGKVKVAKVEVDEAGETASRFNVMNIPTLIIFKDGKEAGRVIGVTPKEELARKLDALLK; this is encoded by the coding sequence ATGGCTGAGGGCATACTGCAGTTGAAAGACGACAATTTTGACAAGGAGATAACACAGGCGAAGGGAGTGGCGCTCGTGGATTTCTGGGCGTCGTGGTGCATGCCTTGCAAGATGGTAGCGCCGGTGGTCGAGGCGATAGCCAAAGATTACGCGGGAAAAGTAAAGGTCGCCAAGGTCGAGGTGGACGAGGCCGGTGAGACGGCATCCCGCTTTAACGTGATGAATATTCCCACCCTTATAATATTCAAGGACGGCAAAGAGGCGGGTCGCGTCATAGGTGTCACGCCAAAGGAAGAGCTGGCTAGAAAACTGGACGCGCTGCTTAAATGA
- the trxB gene encoding thioredoxin-disulfide reductase produces MPDHDLIIIGGGPAGLTAGIYASRARLKTLLLEKAMPGGQILTSPLLENYPGFPEGVSGMQIIEEIVKQGERFGLTVKIEPVVSMEDKGKGAKTARTDKDTHKAPAVIFAMGASYAKLALPGEDRLGGRGVSYCATCDGPLFKNKEVVVVGGGDTAIEEALFLTNFCAKVSVVHRRNELRAAKILQERAFANKKINFVWDSVVAEISGDQRVEGVKVKNVKTGGEKAIAAHGVFIAVGFKPHTELAKGLVETDEKGYIITGDDMSASREGFFAAGDCRKKLLYQFVTACGDGATAAFAAQKYIEQLR; encoded by the coding sequence ATGCCTGATCACGACCTGATAATCATAGGCGGAGGGCCTGCCGGCCTGACCGCCGGGATATATGCCTCGCGCGCGCGGCTCAAGACGCTTCTCCTGGAAAAGGCGATGCCCGGCGGGCAGATATTGACCTCGCCGCTGCTTGAGAATTATCCCGGATTCCCGGAAGGCGTCTCAGGAATGCAGATAATAGAGGAGATCGTAAAGCAGGGCGAGCGCTTCGGGCTCACGGTAAAGATAGAGCCGGTCGTTTCCATGGAGGATAAAGGCAAAGGCGCGAAGACAGCCAGGACCGATAAGGATACGCATAAGGCGCCGGCCGTAATATTCGCGATGGGCGCGAGTTACGCCAAACTTGCGTTGCCTGGGGAGGACAGGCTGGGAGGCCGCGGCGTCTCTTATTGCGCGACGTGCGACGGGCCGTTGTTCAAAAATAAAGAAGTGGTCGTCGTCGGCGGAGGGGATACCGCGATAGAAGAGGCGCTCTTCCTGACGAATTTCTGCGCGAAGGTCAGCGTAGTCCACAGGAGGAATGAGCTGCGCGCGGCGAAGATACTCCAGGAGCGCGCGTTCGCGAACAAGAAGATAAATTTCGTATGGGATTCGGTCGTCGCTGAAATATCAGGCGACCAGAGGGTAGAAGGAGTGAAGGTCAAGAACGTAAAGACCGGAGGGGAGAAGGCGATAGCGGCCCACGGCGTATTCATCGCGGTCGGCTTTAAGCCCCACACGGAATTAGCGAAAGGGCTTGTCGAGACGGACGAGAAAGGGTATATTATTACAGGGGACGACATGTCGGCTTCGCGCGAAGGGTTCTTCGCTGCCGGTGACTGCCGTAAAAAACTCCTTTATCAATTCGTAACGGCCTGCGGTGACGGCGCCACCGCCGCCTTCGCCGCGCAGAAATATATTGAACAATTACGGTGA
- a CDS encoding DUF4019 domain-containing protein: MKRSIAVMLMVLFVSGVCFGASPEKKAKIAAKNWLESVDQKNYAKSYDDAAEFFKVMVKKDEWINTLTNLRSMLGPVESRELISEKYQEKMPGAPDGEYVIIVYKTDFRKKSDAREVVVPMLDKDGKWRVSGYHIQ, translated from the coding sequence ATGAAGAGATCGATCGCGGTAATGTTGATGGTGCTGTTCGTTTCCGGCGTGTGCTTCGGCGCGAGCCCGGAGAAGAAAGCGAAGATCGCCGCCAAAAACTGGCTCGAATCCGTTGACCAGAAAAATTACGCAAAGAGTTATGACGATGCCGCCGAGTTCTTCAAGGTGATGGTAAAGAAAGACGAGTGGATAAACACGCTTACCAACCTGAGGAGCATGCTCGGGCCCGTGGAATCGAGGGAGCTCATAAGTGAGAAATATCAGGAGAAGATGCCGGGCGCGCCGGACGGAGAATATGTCATCATCGTCTATAAGACAGATTTCAGGAAGAAATCCGACGCCCGGGAAGTGGTAGTGCCCATGCTGGACAAAGACGGCAAATGGCGCGTCTCGGGGTACCACATCCAATAA
- a CDS encoding isoamylase early set domain-containing protein, which yields MAVKKAGTKKVTFKLIAPYASSVSVAGDFNNWDVNAIPMKKDWKDDWTAGTTLKPGRYEYKFYVDGSWQNDPSCDTCVPNQYGSTNCVIEVK from the coding sequence ATGGCAGTAAAAAAGGCCGGGACAAAGAAAGTCACGTTTAAGCTCATCGCCCCTTATGCCAGCAGTGTCAGCGTTGCGGGAGATTTCAATAATTGGGATGTCAACGCCATCCCGATGAAGAAGGATTGGAAGGACGACTGGACAGCCGGAACGACCCTGAAGCCGGGACGTTACGAATACAAATTCTACGTCGACGGTTCATGGCAGAACGACCCGAGCTGCGACACCTGCGTCCCCAACCAGTACGGCAGCACGAATTGCGTGATCGAGGTAAAGTAA
- a CDS encoding DUF748 domain-containing protein has translation MFWKRFFIVIGLLVILAFVAQLLAAPYVKGLIIKGLKESLGVDATIGDCAVSVLQRKVILDDVTVLNPEKKDDYILKAKEISVDFYLLPSLFNKYILNNIVLTNPEAILYLDESGKLKVPQFKKKDGAKKGGELLFKRFAVENGNFKFIDQKVSKPATITGFSSINCEIVNSVSLSGRTIITGVNAKGNIEGQGKFSVDGKGKFIEKPMSFDGNIKIENLPITKFSVYWGGLLPVKVNKGNLFLDTKAACDKGNLDVKNRVSIKDLVLEPIGDPNQTVLFELKTEDVITFLKDENNTVNFSFDISGDLAKPDFKWGAEMGKALRNAMLKAFTDGVGRLFISTIKDAVENPAKAGEKIGNMIGGDTGETVKKIGDKINKQLDKIMGK, from the coding sequence ATGTTCTGGAAAAGGTTCTTTATAGTAATAGGCCTGCTGGTCATCCTGGCGTTCGTCGCCCAGTTGTTGGCCGCGCCGTATGTCAAAGGCCTGATAATCAAGGGCCTGAAGGAGTCGCTGGGAGTTGACGCGACCATAGGCGATTGCGCGGTGAGCGTCCTTCAAAGGAAGGTGATCCTTGACGATGTAACGGTCCTTAACCCGGAGAAGAAGGACGATTACATCCTGAAGGCGAAAGAGATAAGCGTGGATTTTTATCTCCTGCCGAGCCTGTTCAATAAATATATCCTGAATAACATAGTGCTAACGAACCCGGAGGCGATACTTTACCTCGATGAGTCCGGCAAGCTGAAAGTCCCGCAGTTCAAAAAGAAAGACGGCGCGAAGAAGGGCGGCGAGCTGCTGTTCAAGAGATTCGCAGTCGAGAACGGGAATTTCAAGTTCATAGACCAGAAAGTCTCTAAGCCGGCCACGATAACCGGGTTCTCTTCGATAAACTGCGAGATCGTGAATTCCGTATCCTTGTCCGGCAGGACGATAATAACGGGCGTGAACGCGAAAGGCAATATAGAAGGCCAGGGGAAGTTCTCGGTCGACGGAAAAGGTAAATTTATCGAAAAGCCGATGAGTTTCGACGGCAATATAAAGATAGAGAACCTCCCGATAACGAAGTTCTCGGTCTATTGGGGCGGCCTCCTGCCGGTCAAGGTCAACAAGGGGAACCTCTTCCTTGATACCAAGGCGGCATGCGACAAGGGGAACCTCGATGTCAAAAACCGGGTCAGTATCAAGGACCTCGTACTCGAGCCTATAGGCGATCCGAACCAGACGGTCCTCTTCGAGCTCAAGACCGAGGACGTGATAACTTTCCTGAAGGACGAAAACAATACCGTAAACTTCAGCTTCGATATAAGCGGCGACCTGGCCAAGCCCGACTTTAAATGGGGCGCGGAGATGGGCAAGGCCCTGCGTAATGCCATGCTCAAGGCCTTTACCGACGGCGTCGGGCGTTTATTTATATCCACGATCAAGGATGCGGTCGAGAACCCTGCGAAGGCCGGGGAGAAGATCGGGAACATGATAGGCGGCGATACGGGCGAGACGGTCAAGAAAATAGGCGACAAGATCAACAAACAGCTCGACAAGATAATGGGAAAATAG
- a CDS encoding SemiSWEET transporter: MDHVTLLGLLAAACTTIAFFPQAYKVYKTQHTRDLSMPMYVLFSIGILLWLIYGIMINNLPIIFANAVTIVSCVYILAMMAKNRGGKA; this comes from the coding sequence ATGGATCACGTAACTCTTCTCGGCCTCCTCGCCGCCGCATGCACGACGATCGCGTTCTTCCCGCAGGCGTATAAGGTCTACAAGACACAGCATACGCGAGACCTGTCGATGCCGATGTATGTCCTCTTTTCTATAGGCATACTGTTGTGGCTTATTTATGGTATTATGATAAATAATCTGCCGATAATATTTGCCAATGCAGTGACTATAGTTTCGTGCGTATATATCCTGGCGATGATGGCCAAAAACAGGGGGGGCAAGGCGTGA
- a CDS encoding metallopeptidase family protein: MDARSFEALVVAAVESLPEEIKQKLENVGVVIEDEPTAEHKKAGGSNEDGYLMGLYQGVPLSKRMHYYGNVLPDKITIFKNNIERVCRTDDDIKEAVRRTVIHEFAHHFGISDEHMKNSGTY, from the coding sequence ATGGACGCTAGATCCTTCGAGGCCCTTGTCGTCGCGGCCGTCGAGAGCCTGCCCGAAGAAATAAAACAGAAACTCGAGAATGTCGGCGTCGTCATCGAGGATGAGCCAACTGCGGAGCACAAAAAGGCCGGTGGTTCAAACGAAGACGGTTACCTGATGGGGCTCTACCAGGGAGTGCCGCTCTCCAAACGGATGCATTATTACGGCAATGTCCTTCCCGACAAGATAACGATATTCAAAAATAACATCGAGCGCGTCTGCCGCACGGATGACGACATAAAAGAGGCGGTCAGGCGCACGGTGATCCACGAGTTCGCGCATCATTTCGGCATCTCGGACGAGCATATGAAGAATTCCGGCACTTATTGA
- a CDS encoding cache domain-containing protein, whose product MKKKISIYGFILAFILTSAAQAAESDNSLDIILKLQDKIDSAFIKMDSGAAFAAREIQKTGASGNEGRKIIADLARSSPYAVDCSYIDAKGIMAIVEPEEYKSCEGSDVSGQEQVIRIQRTRRPVMSDAFKCVEGFYASDIEQPVFSARGDFAGSVSLLFKPEDLLSAVIKSVTNDPSLYIWVMQKDGRILYDPDPDQIGRMLFSDPLYEPFPDTVAFGRKIAADRTGSGSYNFYDLGTTKPVKKNAVWTTIALHGTEWRLVVATKEFSANDKQDAVIKNATQQAVSMLQAVYDRAQKDNMTLDQAKEAGANLLRSLRYGDDGKGYFWADTVAGVNVVLYGDKKVEGKNRLDANINGVNYIREIITRGKQPGGGYTDYWFPKPGSSEPSKKRGYSLLFRPFGWVVGTGYYPD is encoded by the coding sequence ATGAAAAAGAAGATATCGATATATGGTTTTATCCTTGCTTTTATTCTCACGTCCGCCGCCCAAGCCGCCGAGAGCGACAACTCCCTGGATATCATCCTGAAACTCCAGGACAAAATAGACAGCGCCTTTATTAAAATGGATTCCGGCGCGGCTTTTGCCGCAAGGGAGATCCAGAAGACCGGCGCCTCGGGTAATGAGGGGCGGAAGATCATCGCCGACCTCGCCAGGTCGAGCCCTTACGCGGTTGATTGCTCGTACATCGACGCCAAGGGGATAATGGCCATAGTCGAGCCGGAAGAATATAAAAGCTGCGAAGGTTCGGATGTCAGCGGCCAGGAACAGGTAATTCGTATTCAAAGGACCCGCCGGCCGGTCATGAGCGACGCCTTTAAATGCGTCGAGGGTTTTTACGCGTCGGACATAGAGCAGCCGGTATTTTCGGCGAGGGGGGATTTCGCCGGGTCTGTCAGCCTGCTTTTCAAGCCGGAAGACCTGCTTTCGGCTGTGATAAAGTCGGTGACGAATGACCCGTCCCTGTATATATGGGTGATGCAGAAGGACGGGCGCATTCTTTATGATCCGGACCCGGATCAGATAGGGAGGATGTTATTCAGCGATCCTCTTTATGAGCCGTTCCCGGATACGGTAGCGTTCGGCAGGAAGATCGCCGCGGACAGGACAGGTTCGGGCTCGTACAATTTTTACGACCTGGGGACCACTAAACCCGTAAAAAAGAATGCAGTCTGGACTACCATTGCCCTGCACGGCACCGAGTGGCGGCTGGTCGTGGCGACGAAAGAGTTCTCGGCGAACGATAAACAGGATGCGGTCATAAAGAACGCCACGCAGCAGGCGGTCAGCATGCTCCAGGCCGTATATGACAGGGCGCAGAAGGATAACATGACGCTTGACCAGGCGAAAGAGGCGGGCGCCAACCTGTTGAGGTCCCTGCGCTACGGCGACGACGGCAAGGGATATTTCTGGGCGGATACTGTCGCGGGCGTAAACGTCGTCCTCTACGGTGACAAGAAAGTGGAGGGCAAGAACCGCCTTGACGCGAACATAAACGGCGTTAATTATATCCGGGAGATAATTACCCGCGGCAAACAGCCGGGCGGCGGTTATACCGATTACTGGTTCCCGAAGCCGGGCTCGTCCGAACCTTCGAAGAAGAGGGGATACAGCCTTCTCTTCAGGCCTTTCGGGTGGGTCGTCGGCACGGGCTATTATCCGGACTGA